One Sebastes umbrosus isolate fSebUmb1 chromosome 6, fSebUmb1.pri, whole genome shotgun sequence DNA window includes the following coding sequences:
- the LOC119489207 gene encoding protein Wnt-7a codes for MSRRTRRWILRVLLCLGIVYLKIGGFSSVVALGASIICNKIPGLAPRQRIICQSRPDAIIVIGEGAQMGINECQFQFKNGRWNCSALGERTVFGKELKVGSKEAAFTYAIIAAGVAHAITAACTQGNLSDCSCDKEKQGFYSKDQGWKWGGCSADISYGLGFSKVFIDAREVKQNARTLMNLHNNEVGRKVLEKSMRLECKCHGVSGSCTTKTCWTTLPKFRELGYILKEKYAHAVHVEPIKASRNKRPKFLKIKKPYSYRKPMDTDLVYIDKSPNYCEADLVTGSLGTQGRVCNKTMMQHISGCDLMCCGRGYNTHQYSRVWQCNCKFLWCCYVKCNTCSERTEVYTCK; via the exons ATGAGTCGGAGAACGAGACGCTGGATTTTACGAGTTTTACTTTGTCTGGGAATTGTTTATTTGAAAATTGG TGGCTTCTCGTCGGTGGTGGCCCTCGGTGCGAGCATCATCTGTAACAAGATCCCCGGTTTGGCCCCCAGACAGCGGATCATCTGCCAGAGTCGACCCGATGCCATCATCGTCATCGGAGAGGGAGCCCAAATGGGCATCAACGAGTGTCAGTTTCAGTTCAAAAACGGTCGCTGGAACTGCTCTGCACTCGGAGAGAGGACAGTCTTCGGAAAAGAGTTGAAAGTGG GCAGTAAAGAGGCTGCGTTCACCTACGCCATCATTGCAGCGGGGGTGGCCCATGCCATCACAGCCGCCTGTACGCAGGGCAACCTGAGTGACTGTAGCTGCGACAAGGAGAAGCAGGGTTTCTACAGCAAAGACCAGGGCTGGAAGTGGGGAGGCTGCTCGGCAGACATCAGCTACGGCCTGGGCTTCTCCAAAGTATTTATCGACGCTCGGGAAGTTAAGCAGAATGCAAGGACACTCATGAACCTCCATAATAATGAGGTGGGACGCAAG GTCCTGGAGAAGAGCATGCGACTGGAATGCAAGTGTCATGGCGTCTCGGGCTCCTGCACCACCAAAACCTGCTGGACTACACTTCCCAAGTTCCGCGAGCTCGGCTACATTCTCAAGGAGAAGTATGCCCACGCCGTGCATGTGGAGCCAATCAAAGCCAGCCGCAACAAGCGCCCGAAATTCCTCAAGATCAAGAAGCCTTACTCTTACCGGAAGCCCATGGATACAGACCTGGTGTACATAGACAAGTCGCCCAACTACTGCGAGGCGGACCTCGTGACGGGGAGCTTGGGCACACAGGGCCGAGTGTGCAACAAGACTATGATGCAGCACATCAGCGGCTGCGACCTGATGTGCTGCGGCCGGGGATACAACACACACCAGTACTCCCGCGTCTGGCAGTGCAACTGCAAGTTCCTGTGGTGCTGCTACGTGAAATGCAACACCTGCAGCGAGAGGACAGAGGTGTACACATGCAAATGA
- the fbxw12 gene encoding F-box/WD repeat-containing protein 12, with the protein MDIDHPHLISDCLIHIFTFLNEGDLISSSGVCKDWNEAAGTPWLWRRKCLQRWSFCNLAVLGGESVNHSWKRYFLRRCHLEMKMKEGRSGGYTCKSLRGHTGRVVGLVYLQGNSAQRPDIWSSSATVCSASTDGTVRAWDILNGELLWCSPVQGPLTGIVSDEQHQVVITADSTGLIKTWQSQTGQELASFSSASPHCALLQYNINNNWFLTVGTSQGSVCTLADSALTKTSSIMVCDSFKVNTLLFSPDKKWITAGTKDSDDLSPKVIYTESLTSPSEDEDPLCQSVPVTGCQAAVFIPTQPARLAIIHRSERPNNKALTVFDVSIKKTKYKSDIQVQQVESFPLTLNTRSSSNILLEAKDSNCLVLAAGQELWVYSLKGVLLASFKDHTMPISSISVDSFRVVTASQDLSLRVLTWRNDRDRGLTLESQYHLLGGSHTMSRGFTHVTCDYSSIVASAEGKDGKDVLKAYSFTS; encoded by the exons ATGGATATCGATCACCCACACTTGATCAGTGATTGCcttattcatatttttacatTCCTGAATGAGGGAGATTTAATCAGCTCCTCTGGTGTGTGTAAG GACTGGAATGAAGCTGCAGGGACTCCTTGGCTATGGAG GAGGAAGTGTCTGCAGCGCTGGAGTTTTTGTAACCTCGCTGTCCTGGGGGGTGAAAGCGTGAATCACTCATGGAAGAGATACTTCCTGAGACGTTGCCACttagagatgaagatgaaggaaGGCAGGTCAGGAGGTTACACCTGCAAAAGCCTCAGAGGACACACAg GCAGGGTGGTAGGGTTGGTGTACCTGCAGGGGAATTCAGCTCAGCGTCCTGACATCTGGAGCAGCAGTGCCACAGTGTGCAGCGCCTCCACTGATGGGACAGTACGAGCCTGGGACATCCTAAAT ggTGAACTCCTGTGGTGCAGTCCTGTGCAGGGTCCTTTGACCGGGATTGTAAGTGATGAACAGCATCAAGTCGTGATCACGGCAGACTCCACAGGTCTCATCAAGACCTGGCAGAGTCAGACTGGCCAGGAGCTGGCCTCCTTTTCTTCTGCATCTCCACACTGTGCATTACTACAGTACAATATCAACAACAACTGGTTTCTGACT GTTGGAACCAGTCAGGGATCTGTGTGCACACTAGCTGATTCAGCTCTGACTAAAACGTCCAGCATAATGGTGTGTGACTCCTTTAAAGTCAACACACTCCTATTTTCACCGGACAAGAAATGGATCACTGCTGGAACCAAGGACAGTGATGATTTAAGTCCGAAG GTGATTTACACGGAGAGTTTGACCTCACCGTCTGAGGACGAAGATCCTCTGTGCCAGTCGGTGCCAGTCACTGGGTGCCAGGCTGCTGTCTTCATACCCACCCAGCCTGCCAGACTGGCCATCATCCACCGCAGCGAGCGTCCAAACAACAAAGCCCTCACTGTCTTCGATGTCAGCATTAAAAAGACTAAGTACAAGTCAGATATCCAGG TCCAGCAGGTGGAGTCCTTCCCCTTGACATTGAACACCAGGTCCTCCTCAAACATCCTTCTAGAGGCCAAAGACAGCAACTGCTTAGTGTTGGCAGCCGGTCAGGAGCTATGGGTCTACTCTCTGAAAGGAGTCCTGCTGGCTAGCTTTAAAGATCATACTATGCCTATCTCTTCTATATCTGTG gaTAGCTTTCGTGTAGTGACAGCATCTCAGGACCTCTCTTTACGAgtgttgacatggaggaatgacagaGACCGTGGGTTGACCCTGGAGAGCCAATACCACTTACTGGGAGGCTCTCACACAATGTCCAG AGGGTTCACTCATGTCACCTGTGACTACTCCAGCATCGTGGCCTCAGCAGAAGGGAAGGATGGGAAAGACGTCTTAAAAGCGTATTCTTTCACCTCCTGA
- the ptpdc1b gene encoding protein tyrosine phosphatase domain-containing protein 1, with the protein MAIHAKTSAGALMEYIRAPRARYTIVGEAIRYVIPGHMQCSIGCGGQACKYDNPNYWSDNLQAIKGLYSSWVSDHLLAMSRPSTEIIEKYNIIDQFKRNGIKTVINLQIPGEHASCGNPLEPESGFSYRPEVFMENNIYYYNFGWSDYGVANLTTVLDMVKVMAFALQEGKIAVHCHAGLGRTGVLLACFLAFATRMTANQSILYVRAKRPNSIQTRGQLRCVRDFVQFLAPLRSVFSCAEPRFNQVTLSQYLNRQRHILHGYERKELMYLPKIVQLVSRLLFDIAENRQVIEEDILEAPDIHDIEMTLSVIEKMGPELFTKEPRLPGVPTLPRHFHEPAIFYHRKSLSYSESDLRRLGSQLNLLTQPLGSMSQSNVDVSPSEDTHHATQHQGWNCNKSAVPRSPTGSLWQIKDVENQKGGSILMRKVMQRTFQRSESVGNSDSSKYGSMLSRWKTEQREESVKNVMKPQSTDEEHSEVPFITLQTELSLEARRLLVAQSLAVDLFLVGEDEHKSKVLAWQAELNQGGGWERLCMERDPFILTGLMWAWLEQLKEPVISIEEAKALNPYNSDAQTVLNTLDQAPKQTLTCILDCMAHMLAIPEEVENAFLNRTIRAFTWMENNSEDRSKVYESMTTALRCVLEDMRYMAIEADETPSSSCPQT; encoded by the exons ATGGCTATCCATGCAAAGACAAGCGCTGGAGCTCTGATGGAATACA TCAGAGCCCCCAGGGCGAGGTACACAATAGTAGGAGAAGCTATACGTTACGTCATTCCTGGACATATGCAATGCTCAATCGGATGTGGAGGTCAAGCCTGCAAGTATGACAACCCAAATTACTGGAGTGATAACCTACAGGCTATAAAAGGCCTCTACTCATCCTG GGTTTCTGATCATCTCCTCGCTATGTCCCGACCCTCAACAGAAATCATTGAGAAGTATAACATCATTGATCAATTCAAAAG GAATGGTATTAAAACAGTGATCAACCTACAGATACCTGGTGAACACGCCAGCTGCGGAAACCCTCTGGAGCCAGAGAGCGGCTTCTCATACCGCCCAGAGGTCTTCATGGaaaacaaca TTTATTACTACAATTTTGGCTGGAGTGACTACGGAGTGGCAAACCTCACCACTGTGCTGGACATGGTGAAGGTCATGGCCTTCGCTCTGCAGGAGGGAAAGATAGCAGTTCACTGTCACGCTGGTCTCGGCAGAACAG GTGTGCTTTTAGCATGTTTCTTGGCCTTTGCTACCAGGATGACTGCTAACCAGTCTATTCTATATGTACGTGCTAAACGCCCCAATTCCATCCAGACCCGAGGTCAGCTGCGTTGTGTGAGAGATTTTGTCCAGTTCCTCGCCCCTTTGAGGAGTGTGTTTTCCTGCGCTGAGCCTCGATTCAACCAAGTCACCCTGTCCCAGTACCTGAACCGCCAGAGACACATACTGCATGGCTATGAGCGGAAGGAGCTGATGTACCTACCAAAGATCGTCCAGCTAGTGTCTCGGCTGCTATTTGACATAGCAGAGAATCGACAAGTGATTGAGGAAGACATTCTGGAGGCTCCCGATATTCACGACATAGAGATGACTCTCAGCGTCATTGAGAAGATGGGCCCTGAGTTATTTACAAAGGAGCCCCGCTTGCCAGGGGTGCCCACATTACCCAGACATTTCCACGAGCCAGCCATCTTCTACCATCGCAAAAGTCTGAGCTACAGTGAGTCCGACTTGAGGCGACTGGGCTCACAGCTCAACCTCCTCACACAACCTCTGGGCTCCATGTCACAGAGTAATGTTGACGTGTCCCCATCCGAGGACACTCACCATGCAACCCAGCATCAAGGCTGGAATTGCAACAAGTCTGCTGTTCCACGCAGCCCGACAGGCTCACTCTGGCAGATCAAGGATGTAGAAAACCAAAAAGGTGGATCCATTCTGATGAGGAAAGTGATGCAGAGAACATTCCAACGTAGTGAGTCTGTGGGAAACAGTGACTCTTCCAAATACGGCAGCATGTTGTCAAGGTGGAAGACAGAGCAGCGGGAAGAGTCAGTAAAGAATGTGATGAAGCCTCAAAGTACAGATGAGGAGCACTCAGAGGTGCCCTTCATCACCCTGCAGACAGAGCTGTCCCTGGAAGCCAGGAGGTTGCTAGTGGCCCAGTCCCTGGCAGTGGACCTTTTTCTTGTTGGGGAAGATGAGCACAAGAGCAAAGTCTTGGCCTGGCAG GCAGAACTGAACCAAGGCGGTGGCTGGGAAAGGCTGTGTATGGAGCGCGATCCCTTCATCCTCACTGGGCTCATGTGGGCATGGCTGGAGCAGCTCAAAGAGCCCGTCATCTCCATCGAGGAAGCCAAAGCCCTGAACCCCTACAACAGTGACGCTCAAACTGTCCTCAACACACTTGACCAG GCCCCTAAACAAACATTAACGTGCATACTAGATTGTATGGCTCACATGCTGGCGATACCAGAAGAGGTTGAAAATGCGTTTCTGAATCGTACAATTAGGGCTTTCACCTGG ATGGAAAATAACTCAGAGGATAGAAGCAAAGTGTACGAGTCCATGACTACAGCCCTACGGTGTGTACTTGAGGACATGAGATATATGGCCATCGAAGCAGATGAGACGCCATCATCTTCCTGCCCTCAAACATAG